The Pseudomonas sp. HOU2 DNA window TTTCAAGCTCGGTACATTGTCCGAAGCCATGCGCCAGACCACCGGCATCGTCGTGCAGCACAACGACTCGGATCGGGTCAGCTATTCGGCGCGCGGTTACCCGATCAACAATTTCCAGATCGACGGAATGCTCAACACCTTCGGGCGCATGAAGTCAGACTCTGACACCATCATCTACGACCGCATCGAAGTAGTACGCGGCGCCACCGGCCTGACCACCGGCGCTGGTGATCCTTCAGCGACGATCAACATGGTGCGCAAGCGCCCGACTGCCCAGTGGCAGGCACTGGCCGGAGTCAGCGGCGGCAGTTACGACAATTACTACAGCTATGTCGATGTCGGCGGGCCGCTGGCCTTCGATGGTCGGCTGCGCGGGCGCACCGTGCTGGCCTATCGCGACAGCCAGTCGTTCCGTGACAAATACGCGCTGCAGCGCGAGGTCGGCTACGGCATTCTCGAAGCTGATCTGACCGACTCCACGGTGCTTGCCGTCGGTTACGACTATCAGGACAAGCAGGTTCAGGGCACCTCCTGGGGCACCGTGCCGTACTGGAACGCCGACGGCAGCAAGGCTGGCCTCGGCCGGTCGACCAACATGGCGACGTCCTGGAGTTCCTGGCCGCTGAAGGACAAGACCGCGTTCGTCACCCTTGACCAGCAACTGGGTGATGGCTGGAAGTTGAAAGCTGCCTACACCCACCGCGAAAGTGATACCGATGGCAAGGTCTATTACGGCGGCTCCGGTTTCCCCGAGGCCGACCGCAGCGGCATGACTGCCTACATGGGGCACATGCTCGGCACGCAGAAAATGAGCGTGTACGACTTCAACCTGTCAGGGCCGTACCAGCTGTTCGGCCGCGAACACGAGATGATGTTCGGCTACGGCGAGGCGGAAAACCGCTCGACTTCGCCCTACGCCTTCAACAGCCCCCAAGCCGCCGACTACGGCAAGATCCGCGACTGGAAATACATGGGTGACATCGGCAAATTCGCCGACACCGTTACCGGCCTGCCGGGCGCGCGAGGCATCACTCGGCAAAAGGCCGGTTACCTCGCGACCCGCCTGAGCCTGACCGATGAGCTGCATGCCGTCATCGGCAGCCGCTATGGCAGCTGGGACGAATCCAGCACCGATTACTACTATGATGCGCAGCAAAAACTGACCAGCACCGATGCCACCCATCAACGCCAGAATGATATCTGGACGCCCTACGCCGGCCTGCTCTACGACCTGACGCCGGAGTACACGGCTTACGTCAGCTACACCGACATTTTCAAGCCGCAGAGTAAGCGCGACAGCAACCGCAATTACCTCGATCCGGTGATTGGCAGCAACTACGAAGTCGGGCTCAAAGGCAGCCTGCTCGACGAACGCCTGAACCTGGCGACGGCAGTGTTCTGGAGCAAACAGGACAACGTCGCCGAGCGTGACAACTCGGTACCCCCGGACCCGGTGAGCGGCGAGGAGTTTTTCAAGTCCGGTGGCAAGGGCAGCAAGGTCAATGGCTTTGAGGCCGAAGTGTCCGGCGAAATTCTCGACGGCTGGAACATGACCGCCGGCTACACTTATACCCACTCCGTCGACGGCGAAAAACAGCGCAGCAACACCGCTCAACCACTGAACATGCTGCGGCTGTCCACGGCCTATCGCTTGCCGGGCAACTGGCACGCATTGACCGTCGGGGGCGCGGTGAACTGGCAGAGCGACGTCTATGGCGCAGCCAACCGCCCGGTCGGGCGCGGCGCCAACGGCCGGATCATCACCGAGCGGTCGCGGATCAATCAGGAGGCCTACACCGTGGTCAAGCTGATGTCGCGCTATGAGTTCGACAAGCATCTGTCGGCGTCGCTGAACGTCGACAACCTGTTCGACAAGAAGTATTACGACAACGTCGGCTTCTACAATGGCGTGTACTGGGGCGACCCGCGGACGGTAACCCTGAGCCTGGACTGGAAACTCTGATCAATCCACGCAAACAAAACCCCTGTGGTGAGGGGATTCAACCCCGATGGGTCGCGAAGCGGCCCCACTCTCTCGGTGACGCGCAACGCGTCACCAAATCCCCTCGCCACCGCTGTTAACCCCGAGTTAATTCCCCGCCGGGACACTGTGCCCCGAGATCTGCTTCATGGACGAACGGCTCCCACGTTTTTCAGTAGGAGGCACCATGAAAACCACCACCGCCATTCTTGCCGGGCTACTCGCCCTCGGTTCCGCCAGCGCCTTTGCCGAGGGCGGCGCCGAACGCATGCGGCATTACTACGACAACTTCCCGGTCCACCACGCGCCAAGCGAACAGCCGACCGATGCAAAAACCCCGGAACTGAAGGTTCCGGACGATCAGACCGCACAAGTCACCGAGTCTTATCGCGACTGATTCACCGAGCAACCGATGGACCTCCGATGGCTCCGCTCTGGCCTCGGAGACGACAGTTGGGCGCCCTGTTTGGGGCGCCTTTTTTTATGCCTGCAGATCCTTGATCCAGAACAGCATGCGGCCATGTTCCGGGTCGAACATGCCGGGGGCGAAGCCAAATTTGCGGTAGGAATTCTGTGCCACCTCGTTGCCTTCGAGCACTTCCAGGGTGATCTTGCAGCATCCGCGCTGACGGGAAATCTCCTCGACCTTACGCAGCATTTTCTGGCTCAGGCCGAGACCGCGAAATTTGCTCACGACCGCCACGTCATGCACATTGACCAGCGGCTTGCAGGCGAACGTCGAGAACCCTTCGAAGCAGTTCACCAGCCCTGCGGGCTCACCGCCGACAAACGCCAACACGCTAAAGGCGTGCGGCCTGCGCGCCAGTTCTCCAGGCAGGCGACGCAGCAGTTCAGGGGCAAGTGAATGGCCGCCGCCCATGGGGTCTTCTGCGTAATGATTGAGCACGATGCCGATGGCTTCGGCGTGCAGTGGATTGGTGTAACTGGCTTGCAGCACAAGCATTTCTGCGGAATCCATTTCCATCCCCGATCATGGCCCCGGCGGGCAAGGTGCGCACCTGAAAGGCTGCTCGACCTTAACGCGAGGATGTTGCGGGCCACAACCGGATCTTTTGATTTCCAGGCTTCAGCGCCCCCAGATCAGCTCTTCCGTCCACCCCAGCTCGGCAAAATCCTGAGCCCGCAACCCGCTCTCACCGGCGCAAAAAAACTCATCCAGCTGCGGCGGTTTGACCGAGGTCGCGCTGAGCATCGCATGCACCTGCCCACGATGATGAATCTGATGCTCGAACAGGTGCGAAAGCATGCGCAAGCGACTGTCATGCTGTGGCGTTTCACGGGCGATGGTGACGATCCGCCCCAGATCGGCATCGCGCAATTGCTCGCAATAGGCGATCAGCCGGCGGTCCACGTGCGCCTGTTCCTCGCGCAATGCTGCGGCCTCGGTAAATGGCTCGTCGTGGGTGAAAAACACGTAGCAGTCGGGATGCGGTTCGTCACCGCGCAACTCACGCTCCAGTGCATCGACGTAGAACCAGTCGCAGGTCAGGATGTGATTGAGCGTCAGGCTGATGCTCGGAAAGAAGCTCGTTCGCGGCGCTGCCAGCGCTTTAGGGTCGAGCTGTCGCCAGGCCTTGCCCAAGCGATGATTGGCCCACGCGTTCTGGTAAGCCATGGTCAGTAAATGATGCGACAGCGGTTGGCTCATGCTCGCGCCCTCTGCGCTCAGGATTCGGCAAAACGCTGCAGCTGCATCTCCTGCAAACGGCTGAGGGTGCGCCGGAACGGGAATTCCAGATAACCCTCGGTGTACAGCGCCTCCATCGGCACCTGAGCCTCAATGTATAGCGGGACTTTACGGTCGTAACACTCGTCGACCAAGGCAATGAAGCGGCGTACCCCGTCGTCATGTACCGACAATTGCGGCAACTCACGGTCGCCGGCCACCACCTGCGCCGAGCCATCCTCGGTGCCGCGAGCGATGCGCCCTTCGCGTTTCTGCGCACTGAGGTTCGGCACCTCGCTCAACAGAATAGACCGATAGCCGTCGCACAATGCGATGAAGTCCATCGCGGCGAACGGTTGCTCGCAGAGATCGGCGTAGCGGCACCATAAAACCGTAGCGCTGGCCTGCACCACATTCAACACGCGATGGCCGACAGTCACCGGTTCTGCGCTGGCGGGTTGCCCGGCGTTGAGTGCCTGGAAAACCTTGTCCAGCGCACTGCCCTGCCCTGGTTCAGCAACAAAATAACGCTGCTCGACCGCGCCCGGATGCAGGCGATGATCCTCGGCGCCGTTCACCGCGACAACCTGCATGTGCGCCTTGATCGCGGCAATCGCCGGGACAAAGCGATCACGGTTGAAGCCGTCGGCGTACAGCTCATCCGGCGGCAGGTTGGAGGTGCAGACGATCACCACGCCTTCGTCGAACATCACCTGAAACAGACGCCCGAGGATGATCGCATCGCCAATGTCATTGACGAACAGTTCGTCGAAGCACAGTACCCGCACCTCGGCTGCCAGCTCTTTGGCCAGCGCGCGCAGCGGATCAGCGATGCCGGTCAGCTGGAACGAGCGCTGGTGCACCCAGCCCATGAAATGATGAAAGTGCTGACGCCGGGCCGGCACTCGCAGGCTCTGATAGAACTGATCCATCAACCAGGTCTTGCCACGCCCGACCGGCCCCCACAAGTACACGCCGATGACCGAACGGGCACCGGTATGCAAGGCTTCATGGCATTTTTGCAAGGCCCAGACCGCGTGCTCCTGGGCTTCATCCTGGATGAAACCCTTGTGCTCGATCGCGTGTTGCCAGGCGCTTAACGGAGAGTCGAAAGTCATGCGCGGCAGTATATATCCCTGTAGGAGCTGTCGAGTGCAACGAGGCTGCGATCTTTTGATTTTGTTTTAAAGATCAAAAGATCGCAGCCTTCGGCAGCTCCTACACAGGGGATTGTGGGGTGTCAGAGGTCGACTTTGTGCCGGGCGGCGTAGAGGCAGAGCATTTCCATCGCCAGGGTTGCCGCCGCCAGTGAGGTGACTTCTGCATGGTCATAGGCCGGCGCCACTTCCACCACGTCCATGCCCACCAGATTGATCCCGCGCAAGCCGCCGAGGATTTCCAGCGCCTGCACTGTGCTCAACCCGCCACACACCGGAGTGCCGGTGCCCGGTGCAAAGGCCGGATCCAGGCAATCGATATCAAACGTCAGGTACACCGGGTGGTCGCCGACCCGCGCGCGAATCGCTTCGACAATCGCCTCGCAGCCGCGCCGATGCACCTGACGCGCATCAAGCACTTCAAAGCCCTGATGATCGTCATTGGTGGTGCGCAAACCGATCTGCACCGAGCGCGCCGGATCCACCAGCCCTTCTCTGGCCGCATGCCAGAACATGGTGCCGTGATCGACGCGCTTGCCGTCCTCGTCCGGCCAGGTGTCGCTGTGCGCATCGAAGTGGATGAGCGACAGCGCGCCATGCTTACGTGCATGGGCCTTGAGCAACGGATAAGTAATGAAGTGATCGCCACCAAAGGTCAGCATCGCACTGCCGGCATCAAGAATGCGCTCGGCGTGGGCCTCGATGCTTTCCGGGATGGTGTGCGGCGAGCCGTAATCGAAATCGCAGTCGCCGTAATCGATCACCGCCAGATGATCGAACGGATCGAACGTCCACGGCCAGTGCCGTTCCCAGGCGATCCCGGTGGAAGCGGCGCGAATCCCCCGAGGCCCGAAACGCGCGCCCGGGCGGTTGCTGGTGGCGGTGTCGAACGGCACGCCGCTGACCGCCACGTCGACGCCGCGCAAATCACGGCTGTAGCGCCGGCGCATGAAACTGGTGATCCCGGCGTAGGTGCTTTCGGCAGAGGTGCCGTACAGGCTGTCGCGGGTCATGGCTTGGTCGTTGAGCATCGGCACGTCCATCGGTGTGCTCCTTTTATTATTGATGGCTACGGAAAGTGGTCCACAGACGCGTGCGCTGACGCATGTCCTTGAGGCTCATGCTGCGGTCGGCGTACAAGCGCTCGCGCATTTCGGCGGGCGGGTAAATGTCCGGGTCGTTGCGCACGGCCTCATCCACCAGCGGCGTCGCGGCCGTGTTGGCGGTGGCGAAAAACAGCGTGTTGGTCAGTTCGGCCACGGATTCGGGGCGCAGCATGAATTCGATGAACGCCCGCGCCGCTTGCGGGTTCGGCGCATCCTTGGGAATCGCCAGGTTGTCCTGCCAGATCAACGTGCCTTCGCGAGGGATCCGGTACGCGACCTCATAGGGTTTGTTGGCCTTGTGCGCCTGATCGGCAGCCATGCTCACATCGCCGTTGTAGGTCAGCGCCAGGCACACACTGCCATTGGCCAGATCGTTGATCTGCCGCCCGGTGGCGACATACAGCACCGACGGCTGGAGCTTCTGCAACAAGGCTTCGGCGGCGGCCAGATCATTTTTGTCGGTGCTGTAGGGATCTTTACCGAGGTAGTGCAGCGCCAGACCGATGACTTCCTGGGGCGAGTCGAGCACGGCAATCCCGCAGTCCTTGAGCTTGCTGGCGTACTCGGGCTTGAACAGCAGATCAAGGCTGTTCAGCGGCACATCCGGCAAGCGCTTTTTCACCGCCTCGACATTCAGGCCCAACCCGAGTGTGCCCCAGGTATAAGGCACGGCGTAGCGATTGCCCGGATCGACGGCCGCCAGTTTTTCCAGCAGATCAGGATCGAGGTTGGCGTAGCCCTTGAGCCCTTCGTGGGGAATTTCCTTCAAGGCGCCGGCGGCCAGACCTCGGGCCAGAACGCTGGAGGACGGCACCACCACGTCATAACCGCTGCCACCGGTCAGCAGCTTGGTTTCCAAAACCTCGGAAGTGTCGAAGGTGTCGTAGCGCACATGAATGCCCGTCTCCTGCTCGAAACGCTGCAGCGTCTGCGCCGGCACGTAATCGGCCCAGCTGTAGAGATTGAGGGTTCTGTCCTCGGCCTGGGCATTGAGGGCCACGGACAATAACAGCGCGGGAAAACACAGCTTGAACACGGGAGCCATGACGAACACCTGACCGGAGGAAGTGGCGGCAGGATGCGCCGTCGGATACATTGCAGAAATATCAAGTTAATTAACCTGACTTTACCCGGGAGTAATGTGATGCTCGGTCAGCTTCACGACGTCGATTTGCAGTTGCTGCGCCTGTTCGTACGGGTGGTGGAGTGCGGCGGCTTCAGCGCGGCGCAAGGTGAACTGGGTCTGAGCCAGTCGAGCATCAGCCAGCAAATGGCCAAGCTCGAAACCCGCCTCGGCTATCGCCTGTGCAGCCGTGGCAAGGGCGGTTTCAGCGTCACGCCCAAGGGTGAGCAACTGCTGATCGCCATTCGCACACTGTTTCAGTCCATCGAGACTTTCCGGCATCAGTCCAATGGCGTCGCCGGACGGCTGATCGGTGAGGTGCGGCTGGGCTTGTCCGAGGCGCTTGATCAGTCGGTGCTGCTGCGAGTGGCGGAGGCGATCCGGCGCTTTCGCGAGCGCGATGAGTCGGTGCGCATCGAGTTGATCAGCGCCATGCCCGGAGAGATGGAGCGCCTGCTGCTGCAACAGCGTCTGGACCTGGCCATCGGTTATTTCTCGCAGGTGCAGAGCGCGTTCGATTACCGCGAACTGTTCCGGGAAACCCAGCATTTGTATTGCGCGCAGGGGCATCCACTGTTCAGCGTCGATGAGCCGGATGATGCGGCATTGCAGGCCTGCGACCGGGTGGATCATCCATATCGGTTCATGCGCACGGGCGAGCCGTTTCCGGACAAGCGTTTTTCCGCGCGTTCGGAACAGGTCGAGGGCACCCTCGCCTTCATTCTCTCCGGCAAGCATGTCGACTATCTGCCGGATCACTATGCGCGGGTCTGGGAGGACAAAGGCATGCTGCGCGCGTTGCGGCCTGGGGAATTGAGTTTCGAAGTGGCGTTTCATCTGGCCCGGCATCGCGCTCAGGTGCCGGGGGACGCGCAGAAGGCGTTTGAGGAGGATTTGCTCAGCGCGTTTACATGACCTCTAAGCTTTTGTGGCGAGGGAGCTTGCTCCCGTGCGGCTGCGTAGCAGTCGTAAAAAACCGTTGACTGGATAATGCAGAGGGCTGCTTCGCAACCCAGCGGGAGCAAGCTCCCTCGCCACAACAATGTGTGTCAGTGCGCGCGGGTGCCGCCAACACCAATAAAACCTGACCTTTCAGGCAATTTTTGCTCGTTGCCCTCGCCGCCCTCTTCCGGCATCCTGCGCCTCCATTTTCTGACCCGGCCCCGCCTCACGGCGCGCAAAACACCATGACCGCCTCTGAAAAAGTCCCGCGCAACAACGATCTGCTCTACGGCCTCAACGACCGTCCGCACCTCACCGCCACCGTCTTCGCCGCGCTGCAACACGTGCTGGCCAGCTTCGTCGGCATCATCACCCCAACCCTGATCATGGGCGGTGCCCTCGGCCTGCAAAGTGAAATTCCGTACCTGATCAGCATGGCGCTGTTCGTCTCGGGCCTCGGCACGTTCGTTCAAGCCAAGCGTTTCGGCCCGGTCGGTTCCGGTCTGCTGTGCCTGCAAGGCACCAGTTTTTCCTTTATCAGCGTGATTCTCAGCGCCGGGTTCATGGTCAAGGCCCGGGGCGGCGGCACCGATGAAATTCTCTCGACGATATTCGGCGTGTGCTTTTTCGCCGCGTTCATCGAAGTGGTGCTGAGCCAGTTCATCGGCAAACTGCGGATGCTGATCACTCCGGTAGTCACCGGCACCATCATCACCCTGATGGGCCTGTCGCTGATCAAAGTGGCGATGACCGACATTGCCGGTGGCTTCGGCGCGCCCGATCTGGGCGCCGCCAGCCATGTGTTTCTGGCCGCGCTGGTGATCGGCACTATCGTTGTGCTGAACCGGGTCGACGTGCCGTTTCTGCGCCTGGGCGCAATCGTCATCGGCCTGACCCTCGGCTACGTAGTCGCGTGGCTGATGGGCACGGTAGATTTCGCCTCGATGCCCGAAGTGCCGCTGGTCAGCGTGCCGGTGCCGTTCAAGTACGGTTTCAATTTCGACTGGGTGGCGTTCGTGCCAGTGGCGGTGATTTTCCTGGTTTCGCCGCTGGAAGCAGCGGGTGACCTGACGGCCAACTCGATGATCTCGCGGCAACCGGTCAAGGGGCCGCTGTACATCCGCCGGATCAAATCCGGCCTGCTCGCCGATGGCCTCAACTCGGCGATGGCGGCAGTGTTCAACAGCATGCCGATGGTCACGTTCGCGCAGAACAACGGCGTGATCCAGTTGACCGGTGTGGCCAGCCGCTACGTGGCGTTCTTCATCGCCGGCCTGCTGGTGCTGCTGGGGCTGTTCCCGATGATCGGCGCGGTGCTGCAACTGATGCCCAAACCGGTGCTCGGCGGTGCCGAACTGGTGATGTTCGGCACCGTGGCCGTGGCCGGGATCAAGATCCTCGCCGAGGCCGGCCTGCATCGGCGCAACATGCTGATCGTGGCAATCTCCCTGGGCATGGGCCTGGGCATCGCCGCCGTGCCGGAAGTGCTGCGCGAGTTGCCGCAAGCGCTGCGTAACATCTTCGAATCGCCGATCACCGTCGGTGCGTTGTGCGCTATCGTGCTGAATATCTTCCTGCCGGAAGAATTCATTGAGCTGGAAGAAGACGATTTCGATCCGGAAGCGTCGATTCTGCAGGTCATGGAAAACCCCGATCTGCCGGCCAAAGCTGAACCTGCATCTGCAGCGGCGGTCGCACAGTTGAACCGTTGATCGCTGCGCCATGAAAAAAGGGCTGAGCCGGCAACGGTTCAGCCCTTTTTTGTTGAGAGACTGTTTATGCGCCGCGTCCACGCCGTCATCCTGTCCCTGCTGCTGTTGTCCCTGAGCGCCTGCGCGCTGTTTCCCAATCGAGATCCAGTGAACATCAACGTGGTCGGCCTCGAACCGTTGCCGAGCCAGGATCTGGAAGTGCGCTTCGCGATCAAGTTGCGGGTGCAGAATCCCAACGAAACCGCCATCGACTACAACGGCATCGCCCTGGATCTGGAGGTCAATGGCCGTCCCTTGGCATCGGGCGTCAGTGATCAGAGCGGCTCGATCCCGCGCTTCTCGGAAACCGTGGTCAGCGTGCCGGTCAGCGTTTCTGCATTTTCTGTCCTGCGCCAGACCCTCGGCCTGAGCCAGACACAAACCCTCGACAACCTGCCCTACGTGCTGCGCGGCAAACTCGCGGGCGGCGTGTTCGGCACCATGCGATTTGTCGACAGCGGTAAGCTGAGTTTGCCGAAAGCTACTGCTGCGACGTGGTAAATACACAATTTTGCAACCGCTCATAAATACCTGTGGGAGCTGGCTTGCCAGCGATAGGGCCGCATCAGCCAACATCGTCGTTGCTGACAGTCCGCCATCGCTGGCAAGCCAGCTCCCACAGGTTTTTCAATCAGCCCGAAGTTATGCGGTGAAACGCACGCCCGGTTTAGCCCGTTCATCAACCGACAGCTCAAACACATCCGGCCGCGCATAGTGGCCAACCACGTCATAGTCATACCGCGCCCGCACCAGCTCGTCAGTATCGATCTCAGCCGTGAGTAACCCCGCCTCCCCGCGCAACGGACCGGCCAGCACATCGCCCATAGGCCCGACAATCACGCTGCCACCGGCAATCAACGGACGGTCCGCCGGCCAATTGGCAATCTCCACGCCCAACTCGTTCGGCGAGGCCTGTACCTGACAGGCGCTGACCACAAAGCAACGGCCCTCGTGGGCGATGTGACGCATGCTGACCTGCCACATCTCGCGCTCATCCACGGTCGGCGCGCACCAGACTTCAATGCCCTTGGCGTACATCGCCGTGCGCAGCAGCGGCATCATGTTTTCCCAGCACACCACCGCACCGAGTTTACCGACCTGAGTGTCGAGTACCGGCAGCGTCGAGCCATCGCCCTTGCCCCAGATCAACCGTTCGGTGCCGGTCGGCATCAGTTTGCGATGCTTGGCCACCAGCCCCGCCTGCGGATCAAAATACAGCGCCGTGCAATACAACGTGCTGCCGGCACGCTCGATCACGCCGATCACCAGATTGGCCCCGGTGCGCGCCGACAAACCGGCCAGTGCCTCGGTTTCTGCTCCCGGCACATCGATGGCGTTGGCGAAGTAGCGGGCGTAGGCCTCGCGGCCTTCGGGCAGGCGATAACCCAACTGCGTGCCGAAGCCCTCACCTTTCGGATAACCGCCGAGCAACGCTTCAGGCATCACCACCAGTGCCGCGCCGGACTCGCTGATCGCGGCTTCCCAGCTGAGGATCTGTTCCAGGGTTTCAGCCTTGCCACCGGGCAAGGCGCCGATCTGCAGGGCGGCGACGATTGATTTGGGCATTGCGGTCACTCCATCGGGTTCAAGTGTTGCCGATTCTGCGGTGGCGCGGGATCATGAATAAAGACCGATTCACTGCTGAATGATATGAGCCAAATGAATATCGCAACCGTCGACCTTAACCTGCTGAAAGTCTTCGAAGCCCTGCATGAAGAGTCCAGCGCCAGCCGCGCCGCGCTGCGTCTGGGCGTGACGCAATCGGCGGTCAGCGCGGCGTTGCGCCGGTTACGCGAGGTGTATGGCGATCAGTTGTTCGTGCGCACCGGCCGTGGCTTGGCGCCGACGCTCAAGGCCAATCAACTGAAACCGGTGGTCAGCGAGGCGCTGAACAAATGTCGGCAGAGCCTGGCGATGGTCGATCCGGCGGCCCACCACTATGACGGCCGATCAGTCACCGTGGGCCTGTCGGATGATTTCGAAATCGCTTATGGCCGGCGCCTGATCGAAGCCATCGCTCGCAGCGCGCCAAAGCTGCGGCTGATCTTCCGCCAGACCCACAGCCAGATCGTCGCCCGCGCTTTGATGGAGCGCAGCATCGACCTGGCGATCACCGCCGGTGGTTTTGCCGAGCGCCTGCTCAGCCGTCAGGTACTGGGTGAAGGGGATTATGCGTGTCTGGTCGATCCGGGCAGTCTGGCACCCGGCCAACAGAACATCGATTTGCCGGAGTTCGTCACCCGCGAGCACATTCTGGTGTCCTCGGGCGGTTTTATCGGCATCACCGATGAGGGGCTGGCGGCGCTGGGCCTGAGCCGGCGGGTCTGCGCCTCGACCACGCACTTTGCGGCGCTGCCGCATTTGCTCAGGGGCAGCGGCGCGGTGGCAACCATCCCCCGCCATGCCGCCCAGGCCATTGCCGAGCTCAGCGGGCTGGTGCTGCTGCCCTGCCCGCTGGCGTTGCCGCGCTATCCGATCGAACTGGGCTGGCGCACCAGCACGCAGATCGATCCGGTGGTGATCAAGGTGCGTGAGGCGATTGTCGGGTGCTTCAACACCGACTGAGCCGCTATTACTTGTTGGCCGCCATCAGTCGATTGACCTCACTGCGCACCATGTTGGCGAATTCCGGCGGGGACATGCCATCCAGCTCGGCGCGCACCCACTCGGCCCATTTGCCCTTGCGCTTGGAGCGTTCGCCGAACAACCGCGCGGCCTCGCCTTTGGCTTTGCCCAGATTGTTCTGCCAGAGTTCGAACAGACGGGATTTCTCGTCTTCCAGCGCAGCGCGCTCGGCGAGGGATTTGTCGGCCAGATTGAAACTCATGGGGAAATACCTGCTGCGTAAAATGGCGACATCTTACACGCTCGAGGGAAATCTCCGGCGCAGGTTTTTCTTTCGCACCTAAAATCAGTGCAACTTTTCAGTCAGCGCCACACTCCATTGATCACTGTTCATCCATCTGCAAGGAGTCACCCAATGGCCCGCAAATCCCGCGTGCAAGCCGTCGAAGACCAAATCAAGGATCAGGCATTCAGCGAACTTCAGGCTTTGATCGAAGAGTCCGACAAACTGCTCAAGAGCAGCGCCTCACTGGTGGGCGAAGAAGCCGAGACCCTGCGCGGACAAATCGCCCTGAAACTGCAACAGGCGCTGGATTCTGTTTCGAGCGTGCGTGAGCGCACCAAACCGGCGGTCGAGGCCACCGAGAGCTACATTGGCGGCCATCCATGGCAGACCGTAGCGATTTCCGCCGGTTTCGGTCTGGTGGTGGGCTTGTTGCTCGGTCGTCGTTGATCGACGTCTGACAAAAAACCTGTGGCGAGGGAGCTTGCTCCCGCTGGACTGCGCAGCAGTCCCCCTGTTCTCAAACAGACAAAGGGGGGCCGCTTCGCGACCCGGCGGGAGCAAGCTCCCTCGCCACATTTGTTCTGTGCCGATTATTCTCCGGCCAATTCGCGCAACTGCACCAGCGTCTGCTCCTCCAGCACAATCCCCTCGGCCAGCGATCTGGCCCGCTGCAAATGCCGGCGATCACCCGGCAAGCGCTTCAACCCAACTCCATGCATCTGCCGCACCAGTTCTTCGCTGCGCTCGGCAAAGCTCTGCCCGGCAGCTTTGCTTGGGTCGATGACGATCAACAGCTGCCCGGTCCACGGGGTCTTGGCCCCGGGATGGTTCGACCAATCGAACTCGAAGGAGAAATTGCCCCCGGTCAACGCCGCCGCCAGCAGCTCGACCATCATCGACAGCGCCGATCCCTTATGCCCGCCAAACGGCAACAGCGCGCCACCCTCAAGAATGGCTTTCGGATCCTGCGTCGCCTGCCCAAGACCGTCCACACCCATTCCGGCAGGCAGACGTTCACCCTTGCGCGCGGCAATCTGCACGTCGCCGTGAGCAATGGCGCTGGTCGCCAGATCAAACACAATCGGCGCACCACCGGCGCGCGGCGCGGCAAAGGCAATCGGGTTGGTGCCGAACAGCGGCCGATCGGCGCCATGCGGCACCACGCAGGTCATGCTGTTGACCACACTGAGCGCCACCAGACCTTCCTCGGCGAACGGCTCGACGTCCGGCCACAACGCCGCAAAGTGATGGGAGT harbors:
- a CDS encoding GNAT family N-acetyltransferase, which gives rise to MDSAEMLVLQASYTNPLHAEAIGIVLNHYAEDPMGGGHSLAPELLRRLPGELARRPHAFSVLAFVGGEPAGLVNCFEGFSTFACKPLVNVHDVAVVSKFRGLGLSQKMLRKVEEISRQRGCCKITLEVLEGNEVAQNSYRKFGFAPGMFDPEHGRMLFWIKDLQA
- the zapE gene encoding cell division protein ZapE; protein product: MTFDSPLSAWQHAIEHKGFIQDEAQEHAVWALQKCHEALHTGARSVIGVYLWGPVGRGKTWLMDQFYQSLRVPARRQHFHHFMGWVHQRSFQLTGIADPLRALAKELAAEVRVLCFDELFVNDIGDAIILGRLFQVMFDEGVVIVCTSNLPPDELYADGFNRDRFVPAIAAIKAHMQVVAVNGAEDHRLHPGAVEQRYFVAEPGQGSALDKVFQALNAGQPASAEPVTVGHRVLNVVQASATVLWCRYADLCEQPFAAMDFIALCDGYRSILLSEVPNLSAQKREGRIARGTEDGSAQVVAGDRELPQLSVHDDGVRRFIALVDECYDRKVPLYIEAQVPMEALYTEGYLEFPFRRTLSRLQEMQLQRFAES
- a CDS encoding DinB family protein, coding for MSQPLSHHLLTMAYQNAWANHRLGKAWRQLDPKALAAPRTSFFPSISLTLNHILTCDWFYVDALERELRGDEPHPDCYVFFTHDEPFTEAAALREEQAHVDRRLIAYCEQLRDADLGRIVTIARETPQHDSRLRMLSHLFEHQIHHRGQVHAMLSATSVKPPQLDEFFCAGESGLRAQDFAELGWTEELIWGR
- a CDS encoding TonB-dependent siderophore receptor codes for the protein MFAPITRSMTLTVGLFSMALSPDLLAETDPETAPQSALQALELDATSVSAEGLGLNTENTESYTTGAMSTATRLNLSIKETPQSVSVVTRQQMDDFKLGTLSEAMRQTTGIVVQHNDSDRVSYSARGYPINNFQIDGMLNTFGRMKSDSDTIIYDRIEVVRGATGLTTGAGDPSATINMVRKRPTAQWQALAGVSGGSYDNYYSYVDVGGPLAFDGRLRGRTVLAYRDSQSFRDKYALQREVGYGILEADLTDSTVLAVGYDYQDKQVQGTSWGTVPYWNADGSKAGLGRSTNMATSWSSWPLKDKTAFVTLDQQLGDGWKLKAAYTHRESDTDGKVYYGGSGFPEADRSGMTAYMGHMLGTQKMSVYDFNLSGPYQLFGREHEMMFGYGEAENRSTSPYAFNSPQAADYGKIRDWKYMGDIGKFADTVTGLPGARGITRQKAGYLATRLSLTDELHAVIGSRYGSWDESSTDYYYDAQQKLTSTDATHQRQNDIWTPYAGLLYDLTPEYTAYVSYTDIFKPQSKRDSNRNYLDPVIGSNYEVGLKGSLLDERLNLATAVFWSKQDNVAERDNSVPPDPVSGEEFFKSGGKGSKVNGFEAEVSGEILDGWNMTAGYTYTHSVDGEKQRSNTAQPLNMLRLSTAYRLPGNWHALTVGGAVNWQSDVYGAANRPVGRGANGRIITERSRINQEAYTVVKLMSRYEFDKHLSASLNVDNLFDKKYYDNVGFYNGVYWGDPRTVTLSLDWKL
- the speB gene encoding agmatinase yields the protein MDVPMLNDQAMTRDSLYGTSAESTYAGITSFMRRRYSRDLRGVDVAVSGVPFDTATSNRPGARFGPRGIRAASTGIAWERHWPWTFDPFDHLAVIDYGDCDFDYGSPHTIPESIEAHAERILDAGSAMLTFGGDHFITYPLLKAHARKHGALSLIHFDAHSDTWPDEDGKRVDHGTMFWHAAREGLVDPARSVQIGLRTTNDDHQGFEVLDARQVHRRGCEAIVEAIRARVGDHPVYLTFDIDCLDPAFAPGTGTPVCGGLSTVQALEILGGLRGINLVGMDVVEVAPAYDHAEVTSLAAATLAMEMLCLYAARHKVDL